One genomic segment of Halomarina pelagica includes these proteins:
- a CDS encoding diol dehydratase small subunit has product MTDANDDHDLTYPLAETPDDVATPEGVTLSEITLDAVADGSVEGDDIRITPETLEKQAQIAEASGRPQVARNFRRAAELSTVPDARILEIYNALRPSGAEKDELLAIAEELESEYGATINAAHVREAVDIYEKRGLF; this is encoded by the coding sequence ATGACCGACGCAAACGACGACCACGACCTCACGTACCCGCTCGCGGAGACGCCCGACGACGTCGCCACGCCCGAGGGCGTCACGCTCTCTGAGATCACGCTCGACGCCGTCGCGGACGGCAGCGTCGAGGGCGACGACATCCGGATCACGCCGGAGACGCTGGAGAAACAGGCGCAGATCGCCGAGGCGAGCGGCCGCCCGCAGGTCGCGCGGAACTTCCGGCGGGCCGCCGAACTCTCGACGGTGCCGGACGCCCGGATCCTCGAGATCTACAACGCGCTCCGCCCGAGCGGGGCCGAAAAGGACGAGTTGCTCGCGATCGCAGAGGAACTCGAGAGCGAGTACGGCGCGACGATCAACGCGGCCCACGTCCGCGAGGCCGTCGACATCTACGAGAAGCGCGGCCTGTTCTGA
- a CDS encoding Cdc6/Cdc18 family protein: MTDNGRHRDRAADRRRTTDRGASRDRADGPGTPVDRESAGELFESLLDRETVFEDKELLRPSHTPDLLPHREGQIAQLAEHLGATLRGDAPSNVQIYGKTGTGKTVCVKYVTQELIRAAGTTAVPCRVEYVNGEVTDTQYRVFASLTNRIATADGEREGDRPVPVSGWPTGRVYRAFVRAVDALDRGVVVVLDEVDKLVRRDAGDALYKLLRVNADLERSHVSVVGISNDLTFTDALDPRVRSSLGDAEIVFPPYDGLQLRDILRVRASAAFRDGRVTDGVIPLCAAFAAREHGDARRALDTLRVAGEVADAAGADRVEEHHVRRARERADAAGADREVTDRSSGRT, encoded by the coding sequence ATGACAGACAACGGCCGACACCGAGATCGAGCAGCCGACCGTCGCCGGACTACCGATCGGGGAGCGTCCCGCGATCGCGCCGATGGGCCGGGGACCCCGGTCGATCGGGAGTCCGCCGGAGAGCTGTTCGAGTCGCTGCTCGATCGCGAGACGGTGTTCGAGGACAAGGAACTCCTCCGACCGTCGCACACGCCCGACCTGCTCCCCCATCGAGAGGGACAGATCGCGCAGTTGGCCGAGCACCTCGGCGCGACGCTGCGGGGTGACGCGCCGTCGAACGTCCAGATCTACGGGAAGACCGGGACGGGAAAGACCGTCTGCGTGAAGTACGTCACCCAGGAGCTGATCCGGGCCGCCGGCACGACGGCCGTTCCCTGCCGCGTCGAGTACGTGAACGGGGAGGTGACCGACACCCAGTATCGGGTGTTCGCCAGCCTGACGAACCGGATCGCCACCGCCGACGGCGAGCGCGAGGGGGACCGACCGGTCCCGGTGTCGGGCTGGCCGACGGGGCGGGTCTACCGGGCGTTCGTCCGGGCCGTCGACGCGCTCGACCGTGGGGTCGTCGTCGTCCTCGACGAGGTCGACAAACTCGTCCGACGGGACGCCGGCGACGCGCTCTACAAACTCCTCAGGGTCAACGCCGACCTCGAGCGGTCGCACGTCTCCGTGGTCGGGATCTCGAACGACCTGACGTTCACCGACGCGCTCGATCCGCGCGTGCGATCGAGCCTCGGCGACGCGGAGATCGTCTTCCCGCCCTACGACGGCCTGCAACTCCGCGACATCCTCCGCGTCCGCGCGTCGGCCGCGTTCCGTGACGGTCGCGTGACCGACGGCGTCATCCCGCTCTGCGCCGCGTTCGCCGCCCGGGAGCACGGCGACGCCCGCCGCGCGCTCGACACGCTCCGGGTGGCGGGCGAGGTCGCGGACGCCGCGGGGGCGGACCGCGTCGAGGAACACCACGTCCGCCGGGCGCGAGAGCGGGCGGACGCCGCGGGGGCGGACCGCGAGGTGACCGACCGCTCGTCGGGCCGGACGTGA
- a CDS encoding diol dehydratase reactivase subunit alpha codes for MHYIAGIDIGNSSTEVAVLRRADDRWEFVATSLFRTTGLKGTTENVPGIVNALRGAADRAGIALSDLDLLLLNEAAPVIGDVAMETITETVVTESTMIGHDPSTPGGVGIGRGTVLDVDAPFDSVDGGSDVILAVPGSVDFAIAASRINEWWAAGFDVEGAILERDDGVLVANRLDREIPIVDEVSRLEDVPRGQPAAVEVAPEGRTVQELSNPYGIATLFDLSPEETRKVIPVARALVGNKSAVVIKTPRGDVEERSIPAGTIRITDRNGNTDAVDTEDGAGAIMDAVGRAWPIMDVTGESGTNVGGMLNRARAEMAEITDQDPTEIRIRDLLAVDTLVPTEVKGAVADEFTLESAVGVASMVKTSRLPLRQIADALEERLDVEVRIQGVEATMAVLGALTTPGTDFPLAILDIGGGSTDAAYMNEDQTVDSIHLAGAGDMVTMLIDSELGLDDRELAEAIKVNPLATVQTLYSVQHESGSVEFLDEPVPPELFGRVVLLRDDGSMDPIVADHDLRTIREVRREAKSKVFVENARRALELITPTRNVRHLPFVVMVGRSALDFEIPEMISDALAEYGIVCGRGNVRGGQGPRNAVATGLALSHIDGGEYVDLDAGFGGPAEGDAR; via the coding sequence ATGCACTACATCGCAGGCATCGACATCGGCAACTCTAGTACGGAGGTGGCGGTCCTCCGGCGGGCGGACGACCGCTGGGAGTTCGTCGCGACCAGCCTCTTTCGGACGACCGGGCTGAAGGGAACGACGGAGAACGTCCCGGGGATCGTGAACGCGCTCCGCGGGGCGGCAGACCGCGCGGGGATCGCGCTCTCGGACCTCGATCTCCTGCTGCTCAACGAGGCGGCACCCGTCATCGGGGACGTGGCGATGGAGACGATCACGGAGACCGTCGTCACGGAGTCGACGATGATCGGCCACGACCCGTCGACCCCGGGCGGCGTCGGGATCGGGCGGGGGACGGTCCTCGACGTCGACGCGCCGTTCGACTCGGTCGATGGGGGGTCAGACGTGATCCTCGCCGTCCCCGGCTCCGTCGACTTCGCGATCGCCGCGTCGCGGATCAACGAGTGGTGGGCGGCGGGGTTCGACGTCGAGGGGGCGATCCTCGAGCGGGACGACGGCGTCCTCGTCGCCAACCGCCTCGACCGGGAGATCCCGATCGTCGACGAGGTCTCGCGGCTCGAGGACGTCCCCCGAGGACAGCCGGCCGCGGTCGAGGTAGCCCCCGAGGGGCGCACCGTCCAGGAGCTGTCGAACCCCTACGGCATCGCCACCCTGTTCGACCTCTCGCCGGAGGAGACCCGGAAGGTCATCCCGGTCGCGCGGGCGCTCGTCGGGAACAAGTCCGCCGTCGTGATCAAGACGCCGCGGGGAGACGTGGAGGAGCGGAGCATCCCGGCGGGGACGATCCGGATCACCGACCGGAACGGGAACACCGACGCCGTCGACACGGAGGACGGTGCCGGCGCGATCATGGACGCCGTCGGGCGGGCGTGGCCGATCATGGACGTCACCGGCGAGTCCGGGACGAACGTCGGCGGGATGCTGAACCGCGCCCGCGCCGAGATGGCGGAGATCACCGACCAGGATCCCACGGAGATCCGGATCCGCGACCTGCTGGCCGTGGACACGCTCGTCCCGACCGAGGTGAAGGGGGCGGTCGCCGACGAGTTCACGCTCGAGAGCGCCGTCGGCGTCGCCTCGATGGTGAAGACGAGTCGGCTGCCCCTCCGGCAGATCGCCGACGCGCTCGAGGAGCGCCTGGACGTCGAGGTCCGAATCCAGGGCGTCGAGGCGACCATGGCCGTCCTCGGTGCCCTGACGACCCCCGGGACCGACTTCCCGCTCGCCATCCTCGACATCGGCGGCGGGTCGACCGACGCCGCCTACATGAACGAGGACCAGACCGTCGACTCGATCCACCTCGCGGGGGCGGGGGACATGGTCACGATGCTCATCGACTCCGAACTCGGACTCGACGACCGCGAACTCGCGGAGGCGATCAAGGTCAACCCGCTCGCGACGGTCCAGACCCTCTACAGCGTCCAGCACGAGAGCGGTTCGGTCGAGTTCCTCGACGAACCGGTCCCCCCGGAGCTGTTCGGTCGGGTGGTCCTCCTGCGCGACGACGGCTCGATGGACCCGATCGTCGCCGACCACGACCTCCGGACGATCCGGGAGGTGCGCCGCGAGGCGAAGTCGAAGGTGTTCGTCGAGAACGCCCGCCGCGCGCTCGAACTCATCACGCCGACGCGAAACGTCCGGCACCTCCCGTTCGTCGTGATGGTCGGGCGGTCCGCGCTCGACTTCGAGATCCCGGAGATGATCTCCGACGCGCTCGCCGAGTACGGGATCGTCTGCGGTCGGGGGAACGTCCGCGGCGGACAGGGCCCGCGCAACGCCGTCGCGACCGGCCTCGCGCTCTCGCACATCGACGGCGGCGAGTACGTCGACCTCGACGCCGGGTTCGGGGGTCCCGCGGAGGGCGACGCCCGATGA
- a CDS encoding propanediol/glycerol family dehydratase large subunit, with protein sequence MPDDQLRPDGAGTEQPAGPRRSRRFELLDERPVNQDGFAREWPEVGLVATDGPNDPEPSVTVEDGTVVEMDGTPREEFDFLDYFIADYALDAERAEEAMAIDSLEFARRLVDINVPRTEIVEYTTAMTPAKLTDVVSHLNTLELMMALTKMRTRRTPGNQAHVTSVKDHPVQIAADAAEATLRGFDEIETTVGVARYAPFNALAQTVGAQAGRGGVLTQCAVEEATELELGMKGLTAYAETVSVYGTESVFKDGDDTPWSKAFLASGYASRGLKMRFTSGSGSEVNMGQAEGKSMLYLETRCVLVTKGCGVQGLQNGGISCIAIPSSVPGGIRGVLAENLITTMVDLEVASGNDQTFSHSHKRQMARTLPQLLAGTDFIFSGFSAVPNYDNMFAGSNFDSYDFDDYNVIQRDLAVDGGLKPVDEEDVIAARNRAARALQVVFRELGFPPVTDEEVEAATYADGSAEMPDRNQAEDLKAAGELMEGEVTGADIVTILAENGFEEMAENLLNMLKQRVSGDYLQTAAVIDESFAVVSAVNDANDYEGPGTGYRLSEERWEEIKDIRQAFDPEEV encoded by the coding sequence ATGCCCGACGATCAGCTTCGTCCCGACGGAGCGGGAACAGAACAGCCGGCGGGACCGCGGCGGTCGCGACGGTTCGAGTTGCTCGACGAGCGTCCCGTCAACCAGGACGGGTTCGCGCGGGAGTGGCCCGAGGTGGGCCTCGTCGCGACGGACGGGCCGAACGACCCCGAGCCGAGCGTGACCGTCGAGGACGGGACGGTCGTCGAGATGGACGGGACCCCTCGCGAGGAGTTCGACTTCCTCGACTACTTCATCGCCGACTACGCCCTCGACGCCGAGCGGGCCGAGGAGGCGATGGCGATCGACTCCCTCGAGTTCGCCCGCCGGCTCGTCGACATCAACGTCCCGCGGACGGAGATCGTCGAGTACACGACGGCGATGACGCCGGCGAAGCTCACCGACGTGGTGAGCCACCTCAACACGCTCGAGCTGATGATGGCGCTCACGAAGATGCGGACGCGCCGGACGCCCGGCAACCAGGCGCACGTGACGAGCGTGAAGGACCACCCCGTCCAGATCGCGGCCGACGCCGCGGAGGCGACGCTCCGGGGGTTCGACGAGATCGAGACGACGGTCGGCGTCGCCCGCTACGCCCCGTTCAACGCCCTCGCCCAGACGGTCGGCGCGCAGGCGGGCCGCGGGGGCGTCCTCACGCAGTGCGCCGTCGAGGAGGCGACCGAGCTAGAGCTGGGGATGAAGGGCCTCACCGCCTACGCCGAGACGGTCTCGGTCTACGGGACGGAGTCCGTGTTCAAGGACGGCGACGACACGCCCTGGTCGAAGGCGTTCCTGGCGTCGGGCTACGCCTCGCGCGGCCTCAAGATGCGCTTCACCTCCGGCTCCGGCTCCGAGGTCAACATGGGCCAGGCGGAGGGGAAGTCGATGCTCTACCTGGAGACGCGCTGCGTCCTCGTGACCAAGGGCTGCGGGGTGCAGGGGCTCCAGAACGGCGGCATCAGCTGCATCGCCATCCCCTCCTCCGTTCCTGGGGGCATCCGTGGCGTCCTCGCGGAGAACCTCATCACGACGATGGTCGACCTGGAGGTCGCCTCCGGGAACGACCAGACGTTCTCGCACTCCCACAAGCGACAGATGGCCCGCACGCTCCCGCAGTTGCTCGCGGGTACCGACTTCATCTTCTCGGGGTTCAGCGCCGTCCCGAACTACGACAACATGTTCGCGGGGTCGAACTTCGACTCCTACGACTTCGACGACTACAACGTCATCCAGCGGGACCTCGCCGTGGACGGCGGGCTGAAGCCCGTCGACGAGGAGGACGTGATCGCCGCGCGCAACAGGGCGGCGCGGGCGCTCCAGGTCGTCTTCCGCGAACTCGGCTTCCCGCCGGTCACCGACGAGGAGGTCGAGGCGGCGACCTACGCCGACGGCTCCGCGGAGATGCCCGACCGCAACCAGGCGGAGGACCTCAAGGCCGCGGGCGAACTGATGGAGGGCGAGGTGACCGGCGCGGACATCGTCACGATCCTCGCGGAGAACGGCTTCGAGGAGATGGCCGAGAACCTGCTGAACATGCTCAAACAGCGCGTCTCCGGCGACTACCTCCAGACCGCCGCGGTCATCGACGAGTCGTTCGCCGTCGTCAGCGCGGTCAACGACGCGAACGACTACGAGGGACCGGGAACGGGCTACCGCCTCTCCGAGGAGCGCTGGGAGGAGATCAAGGACATCCGCCAGGCGTTCGACCCCGAGGAGGTCTGA
- a CDS encoding asparagine synthase-related protein: protein MVGVCASLGDDPAFVDDLSSQLEVFGTESTGRILDGDVGAASVYHTTDTGGLPAETDDGYVWAWGDVAGFDHPNGYVPRSESDTEALSEYCAELYATYGTAFVRWLNGRFAVVVRNDEAGTVTVATDRLGTMPFYYARVGGTFLLSTSMQSLTTHPDWTPSFDADALGMYFTHQLTMGTRTPFEGIERLHPGSRLTIDLDDLEVRRERYWTPTYRPVDRPASYFANRLATLLSRAIDERTADDADYGLFLSGGGDSRVVLAAMDRTPTTYHLNGWRNREARIAERVAERAGAPFRLLLRDSEYYPDLLEGNAALSNCVGTFHEGHAVGFAEQLREEVDALVTGHMSDTLFSGHHLPYRSRRLGPLGTLSLPFVEPTPTVEAYVERERRPTPAYYAPADDSGTLLRRNLSVTDAGIRSFGVEYGSLRDLVQFGSYYPHANAPVFFQQTLDQILPFHNPFLDTRLIDLHLTIPHSVRLRRNLIGRALRRLDPGVARIPHAERMTPLSAPFAVQYAGELAMRVLEDRGVLRSPAPHQTRGPWPNHAELIRSHDFVRDAIDEHADLIRAVPFLDADGVERSYAAHMDGENRRNELYSLVTFLAMPAVRRAVEGARPAPRI from the coding sequence ATGGTCGGAGTGTGCGCGAGTCTCGGCGACGACCCGGCGTTCGTCGACGATCTCTCCTCGCAACTGGAAGTGTTCGGGACGGAGTCGACGGGACGGATCCTCGACGGGGACGTGGGGGCGGCGAGCGTCTACCACACGACGGATACGGGCGGTCTCCCGGCGGAGACGGACGACGGGTACGTCTGGGCGTGGGGCGACGTCGCCGGGTTCGATCACCCGAACGGGTACGTCCCCCGCTCGGAGAGCGACACCGAGGCGTTGAGCGAGTACTGCGCCGAACTGTATGCGACGTACGGAACCGCGTTCGTCAGGTGGCTCAACGGGCGCTTCGCGGTCGTCGTCCGGAACGACGAGGCGGGGACGGTCACGGTCGCGACGGATCGCCTCGGAACGATGCCGTTCTACTACGCGCGCGTCGGGGGGACGTTCCTCCTCTCTACCTCGATGCAGAGCCTCACCACGCACCCGGACTGGACCCCGTCGTTCGACGCCGACGCCCTCGGGATGTACTTCACGCACCAGCTCACGATGGGGACCAGGACGCCGTTCGAGGGGATCGAGCGCCTCCACCCCGGCTCGAGGCTGACGATCGATCTGGACGACCTCGAGGTCCGCCGCGAGCGCTACTGGACGCCGACGTACCGCCCCGTCGATCGGCCGGCGTCGTACTTCGCGAACCGACTCGCGACCCTGCTGTCGCGGGCGATCGACGAGCGGACGGCCGACGACGCCGACTACGGCCTGTTCCTGAGCGGCGGCGGCGATTCGCGGGTCGTGCTCGCCGCGATGGACCGGACGCCGACTACCTATCACCTCAATGGCTGGCGGAACCGGGAGGCGCGGATCGCAGAACGGGTCGCGGAGCGCGCGGGCGCTCCCTTCAGGCTCCTCCTGCGCGACTCCGAGTACTACCCGGACCTGCTGGAGGGGAACGCCGCGCTCTCTAACTGCGTCGGGACGTTCCACGAGGGGCACGCGGTCGGCTTCGCCGAGCAGCTCAGGGAGGAGGTCGACGCGCTCGTCACCGGCCACATGTCGGACACGCTCTTCTCGGGCCACCACCTGCCGTATCGGTCGCGACGGCTCGGCCCGCTGGGGACGCTCTCGCTGCCCTTCGTCGAGCCGACGCCCACCGTCGAGGCGTACGTCGAGCGCGAGCGACGTCCCACGCCGGCGTACTACGCACCGGCCGACGACAGCGGGACGCTGTTGCGACGGAACCTCAGCGTAACGGACGCGGGGATCCGTTCGTTCGGCGTCGAGTACGGGTCGCTCCGTGACCTCGTCCAGTTCGGGTCCTACTACCCCCACGCGAACGCGCCCGTCTTCTTCCAGCAGACGCTCGATCAGATCCTCCCCTTCCACAACCCGTTCCTCGACACGCGGCTGATCGACCTCCACCTCACGATCCCCCACAGCGTGCGGCTTCGCCGGAACCTGATCGGTCGCGCGCTGCGGCGGCTCGACCCGGGCGTGGCGAGGATCCCCCACGCCGAGCGGATGACGCCCCTCTCCGCGCCGTTCGCCGTGCAGTACGCCGGCGAACTCGCGATGCGCGTCCTCGAAGACCGGGGCGTCCTGCGTTCGCCCGCTCCCCACCAGACGCGCGGTCCCTGGCCGAACCACGCCGAACTGATCCGGTCGCACGACTTCGTCCGCGACGCCATCGACGAGCACGCGGACCTGATCCGCGCGGTTCCGTTCCTCGACGCGGACGGCGTCGAACGCTCGTACGCGGCGCACATGGACGGCGAGAACCGCCGAAACGAACTCTACTCGCTCGTCACCTTCCTCGCGATGCCCGCGGTCCGACGCGCCGTCGAGGGCGCTCGGCCCGCGCCCCGCATCTGA
- a CDS encoding YqcI/YcgG family protein encodes MAGDLAEWKATRYLDFHDTMVDTESPFPCYFAVDAHKNGDLRYLFAPDPTSDAGREAVAEGLREYLAEVDSIGDITSLVVFFEPPDGERSAEWYESTFWDVLAYLAEHDAEPWPSSIPQDPTHPEWTFCFDGRPLFMVARAPFYDERRSRHTPHGLEITIQPRSVFEGLGAETIRGQLARKAVRSRLRAYDDVDPHPDIGDYTDPESSEWKQYFLPESNDETTDRFPLSDLFPGAAEEQPADD; translated from the coding sequence GTGGCGGGGGACCTGGCGGAGTGGAAGGCGACGCGATACCTCGACTTTCACGACACGATGGTCGATACCGAGTCGCCGTTCCCGTGTTACTTCGCCGTCGACGCCCACAAGAACGGCGATCTCCGGTACCTCTTCGCTCCCGATCCGACCTCCGACGCGGGGCGCGAGGCCGTCGCGGAGGGGCTTCGCGAGTACCTCGCCGAGGTCGATTCGATCGGGGACATCACGTCGCTCGTCGTCTTCTTCGAACCGCCGGACGGTGAACGGTCGGCGGAGTGGTACGAGTCGACGTTCTGGGACGTCCTCGCGTACCTCGCGGAACACGACGCGGAACCGTGGCCGTCGTCGATCCCCCAGGACCCGACGCACCCCGAGTGGACGTTCTGCTTCGACGGCAGGCCGCTGTTCATGGTCGCCCGCGCGCCGTTCTACGACGAGCGGAGGAGCCGTCACACGCCCCACGGTCTGGAGATAACGATCCAGCCGCGATCGGTCTTCGAGGGGCTGGGCGCGGAGACGATCCGGGGCCAGCTCGCGAGGAAGGCGGTCCGCTCCCGGTTGCGCGCGTACGACGACGTCGACCCGCACCCGGACATCGGCGACTACACCGATCCCGAGAGTTCCGAGTGGAAGCAGTACTTCCTGCCGGAGTCGAACGACGAGACGACCGACCGGTTCCCCCTGTCGGATCTCTTCCCCGGCGCGGCCGAGGAGCAACCCGCGGACGACTGA
- a CDS encoding acyl-CoA thioesterase, translated as MADPYSTTIQVRFRDIDAMDHVNSAVYATYLEQARAAFFRDVLDERLDRVDTVIARQEIEYRHPIDLGDAVRVDVEVSRLGESSVTMTYEVYADGDLAATAETVQVAYDRETERSRPLPAAWRERIAAREE; from the coding sequence ATGGCCGATCCGTACTCGACGACGATCCAGGTGCGATTTCGCGACATCGACGCGATGGACCACGTCAACAGCGCGGTCTACGCGACCTACCTCGAACAGGCTCGGGCGGCGTTCTTTCGCGACGTCCTCGACGAACGGCTCGATCGGGTGGACACGGTCATCGCCCGCCAGGAGATCGAGTACCGCCACCCGATCGACCTCGGCGACGCCGTCCGCGTCGACGTCGAGGTGTCGCGGCTGGGCGAGTCGAGCGTCACGATGACCTACGAGGTGTACGCCGACGGGGACCTGGCGGCGACCGCAGAGACCGTCCAGGTGGCCTACGACCGCGAGACGGAGCGGTCCCGCCCCCTGCCGGCGGCCTGGCGGGAGCGCATCGCGGCGCGAGAGGAGTGA
- a CDS encoding GlcG/HbpS family heme-binding protein: protein MNLSTATAAIDAAVDKAEEIEVPMCVAVVDDGGNLVAFRRMDDALLASVDIAQDKAYSALSLQMPTADLAEVARPGESLFGIHTTNDGRIVVFGGGVPLRSDGELVGAIGVSGGSVEEDVTVAEAGVDAFDS, encoded by the coding sequence ATGAACCTATCCACGGCGACCGCGGCCATCGACGCCGCGGTCGACAAGGCGGAGGAGATCGAGGTACCGATGTGCGTCGCCGTCGTCGACGACGGCGGGAACCTGGTCGCGTTCCGGCGGATGGACGACGCACTCCTCGCGAGCGTCGACATCGCACAGGACAAGGCGTACTCGGCGCTCAGCCTGCAGATGCCGACCGCGGATCTCGCGGAGGTGGCCCGGCCCGGCGAGTCGCTGTTCGGGATCCACACGACGAACGACGGCCGGATCGTCGTCTTCGGCGGCGGCGTCCCGCTCCGGTCCGACGGGGAACTCGTCGGGGCGATCGGCGTGAGCGGCGGGAGCGTCGAGGAGGACGTGACGGTCGCGGAGGCCGGGGTCGACGCGTTCGACTCGTAG
- a CDS encoding glycerol dehydratase reactivase beta/small subunit family protein: protein MTDADAPPAVRLVTASDCEALSRQVAHGLEEESVPVRAAEAAFDDPVAAAFDAAGESRLEIGVALSPERIVLHHERLPSAEPLLAVDRPSPADARRVGTNAGRLAKRLPLRL, encoded by the coding sequence ATGACCGACGCGGACGCCCCGCCCGCGGTCCGCCTCGTGACCGCGTCCGACTGCGAGGCGCTCTCCCGGCAGGTCGCGCACGGGCTGGAGGAGGAGTCGGTGCCGGTTCGAGCCGCCGAGGCGGCGTTCGACGACCCGGTCGCGGCCGCGTTCGACGCCGCGGGCGAGTCCCGCCTCGAGATCGGCGTCGCGCTCTCCCCCGAACGGATCGTCCTCCACCACGAACGGCTGCCGTCCGCCGAGCCGCTGCTCGCCGTCGATCGACCGTCGCCCGCCGACGCCCGGCGGGTCGGGACGAACGCCGGACGACTCGCGAAACGGCTCCCGCTTCGGCTCTAG
- a CDS encoding propanediol/glycerol family dehydratase medium subunit — MSTHAPRTTRLALTEVGPAEKGQAADEVVVAVSPQFGVEQTETMVGISHADVLREAMAGIEEEGVTARVVRFSDTADLGQIGNRGAKLSGSGIAIGVQSRGTTLIHQADLVPLNNLELFPQAPLLDEEKFRAIGRNAARYAKGESPAPVTVENDEMARPKYQALAAVLHIKEMQSLDPDRRPTELAVEFTTEGDR; from the coding sequence ATGAGTACGCACGCACCACGGACGACCCGGCTCGCCCTCACCGAGGTCGGCCCGGCCGAGAAGGGGCAGGCGGCGGACGAGGTGGTCGTCGCGGTGAGTCCCCAGTTCGGCGTCGAGCAGACGGAGACGATGGTCGGCATCTCACACGCCGACGTCCTCCGCGAGGCGATGGCCGGCATCGAGGAGGAGGGCGTCACCGCCCGCGTCGTCCGCTTCTCCGACACGGCCGACCTCGGGCAGATCGGAAACCGCGGCGCGAAGCTCAGCGGCTCAGGGATCGCGATCGGCGTCCAGTCGCGCGGGACGACGCTCATCCACCAGGCGGACCTGGTGCCGCTGAACAACCTCGAACTGTTCCCGCAGGCACCGCTGCTCGACGAGGAGAAGTTCCGGGCGATCGGCCGGAACGCCGCCCGGTACGCGAAGGGGGAGTCCCCCGCGCCGGTGACCGTCGAGAACGACGAGATGGCGCGGCCGAAGTACCAGGCGCTCGCCGCCGTCCTGCACATAAAGGAGATGCAGTCGCTCGACCCGGACCGACGGCCGACCGAACTCGCGGTCGAATTCACCACGGAGGGGGACCGATGA
- a CDS encoding DUF1989 domain-containing protein has product MKTHRIPKQSGGAFHVDGGETFDVVTPEPRQVADLVAFSRSDPSEAFSQSYTRDLNGKIRISEGDHLYTTAGEPILTITRDDCGIHDVLFGPCTEWMLTDRPIEGGVQNEPGGCRENLALAMAEVGLGDRPVPDTMNVFQQSTITDQVYFDVRESPANAGDAVTFRAERDATVAVSACSAKGIASGTTLTPIDLRVPDGTEVHVASVLDGPHESTRGV; this is encoded by the coding sequence GTGAAGACTCACCGAATCCCGAAACAGAGCGGGGGCGCGTTCCACGTCGACGGCGGCGAGACGTTCGACGTCGTCACCCCCGAGCCACGGCAGGTCGCCGACCTCGTCGCGTTCAGCCGGTCGGATCCGAGCGAGGCCTTCTCGCAGTCCTACACGCGCGACCTCAACGGAAAGATACGGATCTCCGAGGGCGATCACCTCTACACGACCGCCGGCGAGCCGATCCTGACGATCACCCGCGACGACTGCGGGATCCACGACGTACTGTTCGGCCCGTGCACGGAGTGGATGCTCACCGACCGGCCGATCGAGGGCGGCGTCCAGAACGAACCCGGCGGCTGTCGCGAGAACCTCGCGCTGGCGATGGCCGAGGTCGGTCTCGGCGACAGGCCGGTCCCGGACACGATGAACGTCTTCCAGCAGTCGACGATCACCGACCAGGTCTACTTCGACGTCCGGGAGAGCCCCGCGAACGCCGGCGACGCGGTCACGTTCCGCGCCGAGCGGGACGCGACGGTCGCGGTCTCCGCCTGCTCCGCGAAGGGGATCGCGAGCGGAACGACGCTCACGCCGATCGACCTCCGCGTCCCCGACGGTACCGAGGTGCACGTCGCGTCGGTGCTCGACGGGCCGCACGAGTCGACACGGGGGGTTTAG